From Woronichinia naegeliana WA131, the proteins below share one genomic window:
- a CDS encoding IS110 family transposase yields the protein MSEKEAILGIDISKEKFSAALLKGEKKSQVKEFANNLEGFEQLKQWLEQNQLERVHACLEATSTYGHSVATYLHSLGHIVSIVNPARIKGFAQSRLSRTKNDQADATTIARFCAALKPQAWTPPSPEMAQLQSYSRRLRALEQMATQEKNRLKTTVDESLIEDIEAHLVFLETQIDNVKKRQKELLNEYSSLKSQADLLTSIVGIGEPTAMTILAEIGDINQFSSARQLAAFAGLTPQEHQSGTSVKGKTRLCKIGNPHLRKALYFPALSSMRHCSPMKDLRERFLEAGKNKMQIVGVVMHKLIRIVYGVLKSGKPFDQTKLALPNVVLEEETDFLPVSP from the coding sequence ATGAGCGAAAAAGAAGCCATTCTCGGCATAGATATTAGTAAAGAAAAATTCTCAGCCGCCTTACTCAAAGGAGAGAAAAAAAGTCAGGTTAAAGAATTTGCCAATAACCTTGAAGGGTTCGAGCAACTCAAACAATGGTTGGAGCAAAACCAACTGGAAAGAGTTCATGCTTGTTTAGAGGCAACTAGTACGTACGGTCATTCAGTAGCAACTTATTTACACAGTTTAGGTCACATTGTCAGTATTGTTAATCCTGCCCGAATTAAGGGATTTGCTCAAAGTCGCTTGAGTCGAACAAAAAATGATCAAGCAGATGCCACAACGATTGCACGATTCTGTGCAGCCCTTAAACCACAAGCTTGGACACCTCCAAGTCCAGAAATGGCACAATTACAGTCTTATAGCCGTCGATTAAGAGCGTTAGAGCAGATGGCAACTCAAGAAAAAAATCGTTTAAAAACAACAGTTGATGAGAGTCTCATAGAAGATATTGAAGCTCATCTTGTGTTTTTAGAAACTCAAATTGACAATGTAAAAAAGCGACAAAAAGAATTGTTGAACGAATATAGTTCCCTAAAAAGTCAAGCAGATTTATTGACTTCGATTGTAGGAATTGGTGAGCCGACAGCAATGACAATTCTGGCAGAAATTGGCGATATTAATCAGTTTTCTTCTGCTCGTCAATTAGCGGCATTTGCGGGTTTAACACCTCAAGAGCATCAATCGGGAACCTCTGTTAAAGGGAAAACTCGGTTGTGTAAAATTGGTAATCCTCATTTACGTAAGGCTCTTTATTTTCCTGCATTGAGTTCTATGCGTCATTGTTCTCCCATGAAGGACTTGCGAGAACGGTTTTTAGAGGCAGGAAAAAATAAAATGCAGATCGTTGGGGTTGTAATGCACAAACTCATTCGGATTGTTTACGGGGTTCTCAAGTCAGGGAAACCGTTTGACCAGACTAAGTTGGCTCTTCCTAACGTTGTTTTAGAGGAGGAAACTGATTTTTTGCCTGTTTCCCCTTGA
- a CDS encoding IS1634 family transposase — MTQLNVKNLDHLGIIAAIVDELGLVDYINEQLGENDRAKISAGLVVKAMILNGLGFINSPLYLFSRFFEDKPVEHLLGKGIKASDLNDDRLGRVLDLIFMAGISRLFLGICLKAVEIFKIVMKSSHLDSSSLSVQGEYKLSVKREDKESQIIHITHGYSKDKRPDLKQFVLNLVCWGDGDIPAFLELGDGNQSDKKEFAKLLKKFNEQWQFDGLYIADSALYSADNLQKLTGIYWLCSVPKTIREVQDAVSQLASEQFITTDLEGYRLTSLESEYGGVKQRWIVVDSEQKKALDLKQLTKKTEKATAQAQRQLEQLQRQEFACREDALTALSRWEKSLEWHLLQDLTVVEKCHYGHRGKPRPHEQPIRRSYHAQATFSLNSAKVQASERAAGRFVLATNQLDGDSLSDEQLLVHYKQQQGVERGFRFLKDPLFLASSVFLKTPERIMALSFIMVLCLLVYSLGQRKLRLALAEQEETGVTFS, encoded by the coding sequence ATGACCCAATTAAACGTTAAAAATCTCGACCATTTAGGAATAATCGCGGCGATAGTTGATGAACTAGGTCTAGTGGATTATATCAATGAACAACTAGGAGAAAATGACCGTGCTAAAATCAGTGCGGGTCTGGTAGTGAAAGCGATGATTCTCAATGGCTTAGGCTTTATCAACTCTCCTTTATATTTGTTCAGTCGTTTTTTTGAAGATAAACCAGTAGAACATCTTTTAGGAAAAGGAATAAAAGCCAGCGACCTGAATGATGACCGTTTAGGGAGAGTCTTAGATTTAATCTTTATGGCCGGCATCAGCCGTTTGTTTCTCGGAATTTGTCTAAAAGCCGTAGAAATCTTCAAAATAGTGATGAAAAGTTCCCATTTAGACTCCAGTTCATTATCGGTACAAGGGGAATATAAATTATCGGTGAAGAGAGAAGACAAAGAAAGCCAAATAATCCATATCACTCATGGCTATTCAAAGGATAAGCGACCAGACTTGAAACAATTTGTCTTGAATCTAGTCTGTTGGGGGGATGGCGACATTCCCGCTTTTCTCGAATTAGGAGATGGCAATCAAAGTGATAAAAAAGAGTTTGCTAAACTCTTGAAAAAGTTCAATGAGCAGTGGCAATTCGATGGTTTGTATATAGCAGATTCAGCCTTATACAGTGCCGATAACTTGCAAAAGTTAACCGGCATATACTGGTTATGTTCTGTGCCGAAAACGATTAGAGAAGTGCAGGATGCGGTCAGTCAATTAGCCTCGGAGCAATTCATCACAACTGATTTAGAGGGCTATCGTCTTACCTCCTTAGAAAGTGAATATGGGGGAGTCAAACAACGTTGGATAGTGGTAGATAGCGAGCAAAAAAAAGCTTTAGACCTCAAACAACTGACGAAGAAGACAGAGAAAGCAACGGCTCAAGCTCAAAGACAATTAGAACAATTACAGCGTCAGGAATTTGCTTGTCGGGAGGATGCTTTAACCGCCCTGAGCCGATGGGAGAAGAGTTTAGAATGGCATCTTCTTCAAGACCTAACTGTCGTCGAAAAATGTCATTACGGTCATCGAGGTAAACCCCGTCCCCATGAACAGCCCATTCGTCGTAGCTATCATGCCCAAGCCACTTTCAGCCTCAATAGTGCGAAAGTTCAAGCTTCAGAGCGGGCAGCAGGACGTTTTGTCTTGGCGACGAATCAGCTAGATGGAGACTCTTTGAGCGATGAGCAACTGCTTGTCCACTACAAGCAACAGCAAGGGGTAGAGCGAGGTTTTCGCTTCCTTAAAGACCCTCTGTTTTTGGCGTCCAGTGTTTTTCTCAAAACCCCTGAGCGGATTATGGCATTGAGTTTCATCATGGTGTTGTGTTTACTGGTGTACAGCTTGGGACAACGTAAACTGAGACTGGCTCTGGCAGAGCAGGAGGAGACGGGTGTGACCTTTAGTTGA
- the purH gene encoding bifunctional phosphoribosylaminoimidazolecarboxamide formyltransferase/IMP cyclohydrolase, whose protein sequence is MRRLALLSVSDKTGLIELAQQLVQEFQFDLISSGGTAKALQSAGLPVTKVSDYTGSPEILGGRVKTLHPKIHGGILARRDLPEHLADLERQDIRPLDLVVVNLYPFEQTIAKPDVTMIEAVEQIDIGGPAMIRATAKNFAHTVILSNPSQYSDYLQVLREQGEIPLTLRQTLAGAAFALTQSYDRAIAAYFANLDNNQSPPTFDLTGTVLQTLRYGENPHQSATWYQTGRQATGWASAEKLQGKELSYNNLVDLEAARRLITEFDATEPAAAILKHTNPCGVALGDTLAQAYEKAWQADSVSAFGGIVALNQTIDGETAQALTQTFLECIVAPGCSEEAQAILGKKSNLRLLILPDLTTGPAQTVKAIAGGFLTQASDDRVENPNDWQVVTEKQPNPEQLAELLFAWKVSKHVKSNAIVVTKNLRTLGVGAGQMNRVGSVEIAIKQAGEESQGAFLASDGFFPFDDSVKTAAAAGITAIVQPGGSLRDKDSIAAANELGLVMVFTGIRHFLH, encoded by the coding sequence ATGCGACGACTAGCACTGCTGAGTGTATCAGATAAAACCGGCTTAATTGAGTTAGCCCAGCAATTAGTTCAGGAATTTCAATTTGACCTGATCAGCAGTGGAGGAACCGCTAAAGCACTTCAGTCGGCTGGTTTACCGGTCACCAAGGTCAGCGACTACACGGGTTCGCCAGAAATCCTCGGTGGCCGGGTTAAGACCCTTCATCCCAAGATTCATGGGGGAATTTTAGCGCGTCGTGATTTACCCGAACATTTAGCAGATTTAGAAAGGCAGGATATTCGTCCCCTCGATTTAGTAGTAGTCAATCTCTATCCCTTTGAACAAACTATTGCTAAACCGGATGTGACGATGATAGAAGCGGTGGAGCAGATTGATATCGGTGGCCCGGCGATGATTCGAGCAACGGCTAAAAACTTTGCCCATACAGTCATTTTATCGAATCCTAGTCAATATTCCGACTATTTGCAGGTATTAAGGGAACAGGGCGAAATTCCCCTAACTTTACGTCAAACATTGGCGGGTGCAGCCTTTGCTCTAACTCAATCCTACGATCGCGCGATCGCCGCTTATTTTGCAAATTTAGATAATAATCAGTCGCCCCCCACTTTTGATCTGACTGGAACCGTTCTCCAGACCCTACGGTACGGCGAAAATCCCCATCAAAGTGCCACCTGGTATCAAACAGGTCGTCAAGCCACCGGCTGGGCCAGTGCCGAAAAATTACAGGGCAAGGAATTAAGTTATAACAATTTAGTCGATCTCGAAGCTGCCCGCCGTTTAATTACGGAATTTGATGCGACGGAACCGGCGGCGGCCATTCTTAAGCATACGAATCCTTGTGGTGTGGCTTTAGGAGATACCTTGGCCCAAGCCTATGAAAAAGCCTGGCAAGCTGATTCGGTCTCTGCCTTTGGTGGCATTGTGGCATTGAATCAAACGATTGATGGGGAAACAGCCCAGGCTCTAACTCAAACTTTTTTAGAATGTATCGTTGCTCCCGGTTGCAGTGAAGAAGCTCAAGCCATTTTAGGGAAAAAGTCTAATTTGCGTCTCTTGATTTTGCCAGATTTAACGACCGGGCCAGCCCAAACGGTTAAGGCGATCGCCGGTGGTTTCCTGACCCAAGCCTCCGATGATAGGGTAGAAAATCCCAACGACTGGCAAGTTGTCACTGAAAAACAGCCCAACCCTGAGCAGTTAGCGGAATTGCTCTTTGCCTGGAAAGTCTCAAAACACGTCAAATCCAATGCGATCGTGGTTACTAAAAATCTCAGGACTTTAGGCGTAGGAGCCGGACAAATGAATCGGGTCGGTTCCGTTGAAATTGCCATTAAACAGGCCGGGGAAGAATCCCAGGGAGCTTTTCTGGCCAGCGATGGCTTCTTTCCCTTTGATGATTCTGTTAAAACCGCAGCCGCAGCTGGTATAACGGCGATCGTTCAACCAGGAGGGTCATTGCGAGACAAAGATTCCATTGCTGCTGCCAATGAATTAGGTTTAGTCATGGTGTTCACTGGAATCCGTCATTTTCTCCATTAA
- the grrP gene encoding extracellular substrate binding-like orphan protein GrrP, protein MFKQLTIPLLSFMLLLAGAKASFAETVIEKVARTGVLTVGANLDNIPYSYVNEKGELDGYSMSVINLIKEELEKKLGKTVTLQVVEAGDITERIPKLLAREIDLSCDTAFTWKRDEYVDFSVSYSVTGVRLLIPKGSSLGSAESLIGKRIAVVPKTIYEKAIKLAQPQAELVPVKSLEEGVLALKAGKVDGVAGDSILLDGLRQKVSFDDTQLVPKSPYARYGVACMLPQYDPSFLHLVNYTIVKFMESYLAGDKGSTDMVNRWIGPDGIVNVDPQDVRDFFNYTLITHEQIPPAQ, encoded by the coding sequence ATGTTCAAACAGCTTACTATTCCTCTCTTAAGTTTTATGTTATTACTGGCAGGTGCTAAAGCCAGTTTTGCTGAAACGGTGATCGAAAAAGTCGCCCGAACGGGAGTTCTGACTGTGGGGGCAAATCTTGATAATATTCCCTACTCCTATGTCAATGAAAAAGGGGAACTAGACGGCTACTCCATGAGTGTTATTAATCTCATTAAGGAAGAACTAGAGAAGAAACTGGGCAAAACAGTGACTTTACAGGTAGTAGAAGCGGGAGATATTACGGAGCGTATCCCCAAATTATTAGCCAGGGAAATTGATCTCTCCTGTGATACAGCCTTTACCTGGAAAAGAGATGAATACGTGGATTTTTCGGTCAGCTACAGTGTGACGGGCGTTCGTCTGCTCATTCCTAAAGGCAGTTCCCTGGGTTCTGCGGAGTCCCTCATCGGTAAACGCATTGCCGTTGTCCCCAAAACAATCTATGAAAAAGCGATTAAATTAGCCCAACCTCAAGCGGAACTGGTTCCAGTCAAGAGTCTAGAAGAAGGAGTCCTGGCTCTAAAAGCCGGTAAAGTAGATGGGGTTGCAGGAGATAGTATTTTGCTCGATGGTTTACGCCAAAAAGTTTCTTTTGATGATACTCAACTAGTTCCGAAGTCACCCTACGCTCGCTATGGCGTTGCTTGTATGCTTCCCCAGTATGATCCGAGTTTTCTTCACTTAGTTAATTACACTATTGTGAAGTTTATGGAAAGTTACTTAGCTGGTGATAAAGGCTCCACCGACATGGTGAACCGTTGGATTGGCCCCGATGGCATTGTCAATGTTGATCCCCAGGATGTTCGTGATTTCTTTAATTACACGTTGATTACCCACGAACAAATTCCTCCCGCGCAGTAA
- the grrA gene encoding rSAM-associated Gly-rich repeat protein — translation MNLSTKMGWAAFLVALSAFQLPPAEAKNCDVQASQNATQETSPANVSGSQTGSVQDRLTRISSTLKAKASQLPEAESQIPSDAIAIGWGNLRGGGGFVNVNRPAWRNGWGDGGGFLNRSWPNGGWGNGGGWRNGGGFLNR, via the coding sequence GTGAATCTTTCTACCAAAATGGGCTGGGCTGCTTTTTTGGTTGCCCTATCTGCTTTTCAACTTCCCCCTGCTGAGGCCAAAAATTGTGATGTTCAAGCCAGTCAAAACGCCACTCAAGAGACATCTCCTGCCAACGTCAGCGGCTCGCAAACGGGATCAGTGCAAGATCGCCTGACTCGGATTTCTTCGACCTTAAAAGCAAAAGCGAGTCAACTCCCTGAAGCAGAGTCCCAAATCCCATCGGATGCGATCGCCATTGGCTGGGGAAATCTTCGAGGCGGCGGTGGTTTTGTCAATGTGAATCGTCCTGCTTGGCGGAATGGCTGGGGCGATGGCGGTGGTTTTCTGAACCGTTCCTGGCCCAATGGTGGTTGGGGTAATGGGGGGGGCTGGCGTAATGGGGGGGGCTTTTTAAATCGTTAA
- the grrA gene encoding rSAM-associated Gly-rich repeat protein: MNITNKIGWAAFLVAIATLNLSAAEATVSSQPNQVSKPTVEARLERIVNVLKTRETQLPQTESHPLNLELAVGWGNTRGSGFVNTRGPGWGNVSGGGGFVNVNPWRNGWGDGGSFINRR, translated from the coding sequence ATGAACATTACAAACAAAATTGGCTGGGCAGCATTTCTAGTCGCGATCGCAACCCTTAATCTATCGGCTGCTGAAGCGACAGTTTCTTCTCAACCCAATCAGGTATCAAAGCCAACAGTAGAAGCTCGTCTAGAACGTATTGTTAACGTTCTTAAAACGAGAGAAACTCAACTTCCCCAAACCGAGAGTCATCCTCTGAATTTAGAACTGGCTGTCGGATGGGGCAATACTCGTGGTAGTGGCTTTGTCAATACTCGTGGGCCGGGTTGGGGTAATGTAAGCGGCGGGGGCGGGTTTGTTAATGTGAATCCCTGGCGCAATGGCTGGGGAGATGGTGGCAGTTTTATCAATCGTCGTTAA
- the grrM gene encoding GRRM system radical SAM/SPASM domain protein codes for MMIITDQSKENSQTLDISQFGPITLVVIQPTSFCNLDCDYCYLPDRALKNQLSLELIDPIFKQIFTSPFATEHFTICWHAGEPLTTPIAWYREAFELIEQANQKYNQRQVCFDLSFQTNAILINQDWCDLFKEYPIHVGVSIDGPAFIHDAHRKTRTGLGSHAAAMRGVEYLQKNDICTSVIAVLTDDSLDYPDEIFNFFKDTGLTNVGFNMEETEGVHAQSSLDKADNLKRYRAFIQRFWELTAASQGQFQVREFESLCSMIYTEDRLKNTDMNKPFVIISIDNQGNFTTFDPELLSVKTEKYGDFVFGNVLRDSFESVCYTEKFKTIYQDIQAGVNLCQTTCDYFGLCGGGAGSNKYWENGTFNCAETLACRYRIKEISDVVIESFERSLGLE; via the coding sequence ATAATGATTATTACTGATCAAAGTAAAGAAAATTCTCAAACCCTTGATATTTCTCAATTTGGCCCGATTACTCTGGTGGTCATTCAACCGACTTCTTTTTGTAACCTAGATTGTGACTATTGCTATTTACCCGATCGCGCCTTAAAAAATCAGCTTTCCCTCGAACTCATTGACCCCATTTTTAAACAGATTTTTACCAGTCCCTTTGCCACTGAGCATTTCACTATTTGTTGGCACGCGGGTGAACCATTAACCACACCGATCGCCTGGTATCGAGAAGCATTTGAGTTAATTGAACAGGCTAATCAAAAGTATAATCAACGTCAAGTTTGCTTTGATCTGTCTTTTCAAACCAATGCGATTTTAATTAACCAAGACTGGTGTGATCTATTTAAGGAATATCCCATTCATGTGGGTGTCAGTATAGATGGCCCTGCCTTCATCCATGATGCTCATCGTAAAACCCGCACCGGCCTAGGGAGTCATGCGGCAGCCATGCGAGGCGTAGAATACCTCCAGAAAAACGATATTTGCACCAGTGTTATTGCCGTTTTAACCGACGATTCCCTCGATTATCCTGATGAAATATTTAATTTTTTTAAAGACACTGGTTTAACCAATGTGGGTTTTAATATGGAAGAAACCGAGGGGGTTCATGCTCAATCTTCCCTCGATAAAGCGGATAATTTAAAACGTTACCGAGCCTTTATTCAACGCTTTTGGGAATTAACAGCCGCCAGTCAAGGTCAATTTCAAGTGCGGGAATTTGAATCTCTTTGTAGCATGATCTATACCGAGGATCGTTTGAAAAATACGGATATGAATAAACCCTTTGTAATTATCAGTATTGATAACCAAGGTAACTTTACCACCTTCGATCCTGAATTATTATCGGTAAAAACAGAGAAATACGGTGATTTTGTTTTTGGCAATGTTTTAAGGGATAGTTTTGAATCGGTTTGTTATACGGAGAAATTCAAAACGATTTACCAGGATATTCAAGCAGGGGTGAACCTCTGTCAGACAACCTGTGATTATTTTGGACTCTGTGGGGGAGGGGCTGGCAGTAATAAATATTGGGAAAATGGGACTTTTAATTGTGCGGAAACCCTTGCCTGTCGTTATCGCATTAAAGAAATTTCCGATGTGGTGATTGAATCCTTTGAGCGATCGCTGGGCTTAGAATAG
- a CDS encoding iron-sulfur cluster assembly accessory protein, translated as MIHLTTTAAQEIKRLQRSRGQTHHYFRLGVKPGGCAGWYYTLDLVREIDNSDREFESQGLTILVNETSFPFVENIKLDYAEDLMGGGFRFTNPNTASSCSCGLSFSLPTVST; from the coding sequence ATGATTCATCTGACCACCACTGCGGCCCAGGAAATTAAACGTCTGCAACGAAGTCGCGGTCAAACCCACCATTATTTTCGTTTAGGGGTAAAGCCTGGGGGTTGTGCTGGTTGGTACTATACCTTAGACTTGGTTCGAGAGATTGATAACAGCGATCGCGAATTTGAAAGCCAGGGGTTAACCATTTTGGTCAATGAAACCAGTTTTCCCTTTGTCGAAAATATTAAACTCGACTATGCCGAAGATTTAATGGGAGGTGGCTTTCGTTTTACCAATCCCAATACCGCTAGTAGTTGTAGTTGTGGTTTATCTTTTTCTTTACCGACGGTTTCAACCTAG
- a CDS encoding cupin domain-containing protein — protein MQFILLKISDRRFEEKIFMVASLVNVSPVSQSFAVTNVLETETRPWGSFTTIEEGVGYKIKRIEVNPGHRLSLQMHHHRSEHWIVLSGTAKVTCGDMIELLEANQSTYVPQCTAHRLENPGVIKLVIIEVQNGEYLGEDDIIRFQDDYSRHTS, from the coding sequence ATGCAGTTTATTTTGTTAAAAATAAGTGATCGCCGTTTTGAGGAGAAAATTTTCATGGTAGCCAGTCTAGTCAATGTGTCCCCTGTCTCTCAGTCCTTTGCAGTGACGAATGTATTAGAAACAGAAACTCGTCCTTGGGGATCTTTTACGACGATTGAAGAGGGAGTTGGCTATAAAATTAAGCGAATTGAAGTCAATCCGGGCCACCGTCTTAGCCTCCAGATGCACCACCACCGCAGTGAGCATTGGATTGTCCTGTCAGGAACAGCAAAAGTTACCTGTGGCGACATGATCGAATTACTAGAGGCCAATCAGTCAACCTATGTCCCTCAATGTACTGCCCATCGTCTTGAAAATCCTGGGGTGATCAAATTGGTGATTATCGAAGTTCAAAATGGGGAATATTTAGGCGAAGATGATATTATCCGTTTTCAGGACGATTATTCTCGTCATACGAGTTAA
- a CDS encoding family 10 glycosylhydrolase has translation MPLLGQPEIPSEMRGVWLTNIDSEVLFTPTNTQTAIAALSQHHFNTLYPTVWNGGHTLYPSEVAQKNGIEPDPTITKNNPDWLQKMLTQGHKQGMTIIPWFEFGFMAPAESAIAQHHPTWLTQTQNGETLWLEGKKHPRVWLNPLHPEVQQLISDLILDLAARYPIDGIQFDDHFGYPAEFGYDPFTLALYQEEHNGQLPPNPIALNPNENCVTTDPQWQAWVDWRSQKISAYFKTLFQQIKAQNPNILISVSPNPQTFSKNCFLSDWYSWERQGLIEELVLQVYRSKMADFIKELNQPEVQKAKNHIPVIVGILSGLKGRPTPMPLIQEQVQWARSQDFAGVSFFFYESLWNLGLETPPERQEQFRAIFSEPSQRPTRLNSSSGQ, from the coding sequence ATGCCCTTATTGGGTCAACCGGAAATTCCTTCCGAAATGCGGGGCGTATGGTTAACCAATATTGACAGTGAAGTTCTCTTTACCCCCACCAACACCCAAACCGCGATCGCGGCTCTGTCCCAACATCACTTTAATACCCTTTATCCCACTGTCTGGAATGGCGGCCATACCCTTTATCCCAGTGAGGTAGCTCAGAAAAACGGTATAGAACCCGATCCGACTATCACCAAAAATAACCCCGATTGGCTGCAAAAAATGCTGACTCAAGGCCATAAACAGGGTATGACCATTATTCCCTGGTTTGAATTTGGTTTTATGGCTCCAGCCGAATCCGCGATCGCCCAGCATCATCCCACCTGGTTAACGCAAACACAAAATGGTGAAACCCTTTGGCTAGAGGGCAAAAAACACCCACGAGTTTGGCTAAATCCTTTGCATCCAGAGGTGCAGCAACTGATCAGTGATTTAATCCTCGATTTGGCGGCCCGTTACCCCATTGACGGGATTCAATTTGATGATCATTTTGGCTATCCTGCCGAATTTGGCTATGATCCCTTTACCCTGGCTCTCTACCAAGAGGAACACAACGGCCAACTACCGCCTAACCCAATTGCCCTCAATCCGAATGAAAACTGTGTCACCACCGATCCGCAATGGCAAGCCTGGGTCGATTGGCGATCGCAGAAAATTAGTGCCTATTTCAAAACTCTTTTTCAGCAAATTAAAGCCCAAAACCCTAACATTCTAATTTCGGTTTCCCCTAATCCCCAAACCTTTTCTAAAAACTGTTTTCTCAGTGATTGGTATAGCTGGGAAAGACAGGGACTCATTGAGGAATTAGTGTTACAAGTCTATCGTTCCAAAATGGCGGATTTCATTAAAGAGTTAAATCAGCCCGAAGTCCAAAAGGCAAAAAACCATATCCCTGTCATTGTAGGTATTTTGTCTGGGCTAAAAGGTCGTCCCACTCCGATGCCGTTAATCCAAGAGCAAGTCCAATGGGCCAGATCTCAAGATTTTGCGGGAGTCTCCTTCTTTTTCTATGAAAGTCTTTGGAATTTAGGACTGGAAACCCCACCTGAACGTCAAGAGCAATTTAGAGCCATATTTTCTGAACCGAGTCAGCGTCCAACACGACTCAATTCCTCATCAGGCCAATAA